The following are encoded together in the Girardinichthys multiradiatus isolate DD_20200921_A chromosome X, DD_fGirMul_XY1, whole genome shotgun sequence genome:
- the LOC124862570 gene encoding estradiol 17-beta-dehydrogenase 1-like isoform X2, with translation MSMEKKVVLITGCSSGIGLSLAVRLASDTSKTFKVYATMRNLAKKERLLESVKGLHQDTLEILQMDVTDRQSILNARDKVVEKRVDILVCNAGVGMMGPLEVQSLDSMRHILEVNLFGTIQTIQVFLSEMKAQGHGRILVTGSTGGLHGLPFNEVYCASKFAIEGACESLAVLLQHFNIQVSLIECGPVNSDFLINLQKAELGDASLQQVDDQTLSLYEKYLQHCSMVFQNAAQDTEDIVKIVDRSQISPMPTATPASIKKLHTYNASIYQ, from the exons ATGTCCATGGAAAAGAAGGTCGTGTTGATCACAGGCTGCTCCTCTGGGATTGGGCTCAGCTTGGCTGTTCGTTTGGCCTCTGACACCAGCAAAACATTCAAAG TGTATGCTACAATGAGGAACCTGGCCAAGAAAGAGCGTCTTTTAGAAAGTGTGAAAGGCCTTCACCAGGACACTTTGGAAATACTTCAAATGGACGTGACTGATAGGCAATCCATTCTGAACGCACGAgacaaagttgtggagaaacGGGTGGACATTCTGG TGTGTAACGCCGGTGTGGGTATGATGGGACCCCTGGAGGTTCAGTCTTTAGACTCAATGAGGCATATTCTGGAGGTCAACCTTTTCGGAACCATACAGACCATTCAGGTCTTCTTGTCAGAAATGAAAGCTCAGGGTCACGGCCGGATTCTGGTCACCGGCAGCACCGGAGGGCTTCATG GTCTTCCTTTTAATGAGGTGTACTGTGCCAGTAAGTTTGCAATCGAAGGAGCATGTGAGAGTCTGGCTGTCCTCCTGCAGCACTTTAACATCCA agtcAGTCTTATTGAGTGTGGTCCCGTCAACAGTGACTTCCTGATTAACCTGCAGAAGGCAGAGCTTGGGGATGCATCTCTTCAACAAGTTGATGACCAAACGCTCAGTCTGTATGAAAAATATCTGCAACACTGCAGCATGGTTTTCCAAAATGCTGCACAGGACACCGAAGATATTGTAAAG ATTGTAGATAGAAGTCAGATCAGCCCCATGCCTACTGCAACACCAGCTTCAATAAAAAAACTACATACCTATAATGCATCAATATACCAATGA